Proteins encoded in a region of the Roseovarius pelagicus genome:
- a CDS encoding amidohydrolase, producing MADFPTKLTALRRDFHRHPELGFQEDRTKSRVAALLRDLGLEVHEGGGVVGILRAGSGNRAIGLRADMDALPITEASTHDYVSQTAGVMHACGHDGHMAMLLGAAELLAETRDFDGIVVFIFQPNEEHGLGARAMLEEGFLDRFPIEEVYGIHNLPGAPLGQFSTRKGQICASESLFEIEITGQGGHASMPHVGVDAITVGAEMVLALQTIVSRKLAPGAGAVVSVTEFLTDGQRNVLPGRATLKGDVRARLPEDRQAIERLMRQIVDGVAATHGVKATMSFNTEFVEVINADGPTEAVIETARASGLNTIPDRPPMSFSEDFAHFANAVPGCFILLGNGDTGPHGQPLHAADYDFNDALLPIGAAFWADLVRSRLPHRKDQA from the coding sequence ATGGCCGATTTCCCTACCAAACTGACTGCACTCCGCCGCGATTTCCATCGCCATCCTGAATTGGGCTTTCAGGAGGATCGCACCAAATCGCGGGTCGCTGCACTGCTGCGCGACCTTGGGCTCGAAGTGCACGAGGGGGGCGGCGTCGTTGGTATCCTTCGCGCCGGGAGCGGCAACCGCGCTATCGGACTACGCGCTGACATGGACGCGCTACCGATCACCGAAGCAAGCACCCATGACTATGTCTCGCAAACCGCCGGGGTGATGCATGCCTGCGGCCATGACGGCCATATGGCCATGCTCCTTGGCGCCGCCGAACTGCTCGCTGAAACACGGGATTTCGACGGCATCGTCGTTTTCATCTTTCAGCCCAATGAGGAACACGGGCTGGGTGCCCGAGCGATGCTCGAGGAGGGCTTCCTCGATCGCTTCCCCATCGAAGAGGTTTACGGCATCCACAACCTGCCCGGCGCCCCGCTCGGTCAGTTCTCGACCCGCAAAGGCCAAATCTGCGCCAGCGAGAGCCTTTTCGAAATCGAGATCACCGGTCAGGGCGGTCATGCCTCCATGCCGCATGTGGGTGTCGATGCGATCACCGTCGGTGCCGAAATGGTGCTCGCCCTTCAGACCATCGTCTCGCGCAAGCTCGCCCCTGGGGCCGGGGCCGTCGTCTCGGTAACCGAGTTCCTTACCGACGGACAGCGCAATGTTCTGCCGGGTCGCGCCACGCTCAAGGGTGATGTGCGCGCCCGTCTGCCCGAAGACCGCCAGGCGATCGAGAGACTCATGCGCCAGATCGTCGACGGCGTCGCCGCGACCCATGGCGTCAAGGCCACGATGAGCTTCAACACTGAATTCGTCGAGGTGATCAACGCTGACGGGCCGACCGAGGCAGTGATCGAAACCGCCCGCGCCAGCGGGTTAAACACGATCCCTGATCGCCCCCCGATGAGCTTTTCCGAGGATTTCGCCCATTTCGCCAACGCAGTGCCTGGCTGTTTCATTCTGCTCGGCAATGGCGACACCGGCCCCCACGGCCAACCGCTGCACGCCGCGGATTACGATTTCAACGACGCGCTCCTGCCCATTGGCGCGGCCTTCTGGGCCGATCTGGTACGGAGCCGCCTGCCCCACCGAAAGGACCAAGCATGA